A region of the Deltaproteobacteria bacterium genome:
AAGGAATAGGCAAACAAACGCCGGGGAAGATCTATTTAGTGCCCATCCATAAATGGCCCTTTTCCCCAATCTTCCGCCTTCGCTATGGCTACGGCGTGACCAGGCTGCGTCAGGCTCAGATTTTAATCCTCGAAATACTTCAATGTATGGTGCCTCTGCCGCTTGGCCCCCAATCGCCTTCCTTGACCTTGAACAAAATTGCCTGTTTATGGATTGGCACCGGTTATCGACCGCTTGCGGTCGATGCCTTGCATCTTTGGCAAACTTGACGCTTGCAGGATTCGTGTTGAATTCCAAGGATCGCAGGGCCATGGCAAGGAACCGGGGAGGGCTGGGGTCTTTAGATACCAATGGAGCGTCATGGAATGGCACTGAGAAATAAATTTACAAAGATAAGATACTTTTATATAGTAAAAAAATGTTTGTGTTGACTTTGCAGGTTTTAGATATTATAAATAACAATACGATGCCAAAGGTCATAAAGGATCATTTTTGAAGATATCAAGGAGTTAACCGTGCCTCAGATAATGACTACAAAAGAATTGGCAAAATATTTAAAGCTTCATGAAATTACGATCTGCAAGTACGCTGCTGAAGGTAAGATTCCTGCGATACGGATCGGTCGTGTGTGGAGGTTTGACAAAGAGGCGATTGATAAATGGATCAGCGGCGGCCAGAAAAAGTAAATAGCCTCATTCCTAAATGCATTTTGAGCGCCGGTAAGTTTCAAATCCGGAAACGAGCCGGTGTCCATCCATAAAGCAGGCAATTTT
Encoded here:
- a CDS encoding helix-turn-helix domain-containing protein → MTTKELAKYLKLHEITICKYAAEGKIPAIRIGRVWRFDKEAIDKWISGGQKK